A stretch of DNA from Besnoitia besnoiti strain Bb-Ger1 chromosome II, whole genome shotgun sequence:
GAAGACTTCGCGCGcttggcgtcgcctccgctttgctcgtcgccgcctggcgcCAAGACGGTgagagcgcgcgctgcgcccagGAGCGCTTCGAGAAGCTccagcgaagaaggccgcggcgcacgcagaacCGGAAGATACGCCGAatacgcatgcagcgaggaTGCGTacggagagaaaaagcaCGAAAGCTCAGCCTCGTAAGCGAGCTGAATCGAAGGAGGCACGGCTGAAGAGAACAAAGAATCCTCTACGCAACGCCCTGAGGCAGATTCCCCATCCCCCTTGCAACCTGCGCCACTGGCTCGGTCAGAGGAACCTTCAGGAAGCCGTAGCTCCGGAAACGCCTGCAGCTGGTTGAGAAGatcgctcgcgtctcctccgctcgGACTGACGGTGTCAGTGAAATTCAGCGGGGCAGAAACGCTCGCCAAAAGCACCGGAACGGGCCCTTCCGGTGTGCAGGTGAATAGAAGAATGTGAAGCCAGCAAAGCGGCACAACAAGGAATCCGGTACGAAGGAAGatggaagacgaggacggccACGCAGCGCCAGAAACACGCTGCTTTCGCCATCCTCTCTTGCAAAGCGCGCACCTGTCTttgcggtgtacgtacacttcACACGCCATGCCGCTTCAGATTGACAAGCTCAGCACACAGCTATAGAGAGCAGATTTCAGCGAAGCAAAGAAGAGAACCGGGggttcttcttcagctgcccGCGTCCGGAGTGTGCTTCTTCGAGGTTTGAACCGAAGATTTCGATATTCCCGAGTCAGGGCACGAATACTCAcgtgcgaggcgctgcccgGCGAATCAAAATGCCGCCTTTGACTACCAGGTGGCCCATCATTCCGTCaagacgaggcagaaaagacgagaaagagTTTTCTCGAGGAGACCCACGCCACAACGGGGTTGTGATTCCAACGGATCCGAGAAACGCGGAGTGACctgaggcgcggctgcatgccgccgactgcggagagtggcgacgcgccggggGACAGACGTAGACAGATGAACAAGGTCAGACTTTAGAGAAACTGGAACTGGGACAGAACAACACAAAACACTTCACACATTGGCATACCGCGACAAGACGCCGCCCGCTAGCCGCTGGAGccagcggaggggggggggagaggggagcCATGCACGGGGCGAATTCCTGCGAAAAGCGGGCGCCCTGACAGCCAGGCGAAAGGCGCGTGCATCGCGTTTTCACTGCGGCAGAAAGAAAGGACCAGCGATCAAGAGACACACGTTCAAAGACCGGAAACTCCAAGTTCTGCCAGCTTTCGGTGGCAGCGTTCCGCCTCTGCATGGGCAAACCCCCATCTGTGATAGGGTGGGCGGGGGCGTGAGTGGACAGCCGACGGAAAATTACGGCGGACAGAAGTGGGCGCAGGAAAAAGAGCCAAGGCCAGCGGACTCGACCCACGAATTTCGAATGCCTTTAAGAGAAACAAAAGGACGAAGAGTTCCCAAACGCGTGGGACCCGCAGAGGCGTCCCATGCTATCCACGCGAgcacgagagaagagagtgGCCGGGGCGCGCTAACCAGCGTCCTCCCGCGCCAAGAACGTGggagggcgagcagcgaaggggaagaaaagagaacTAGCCGGAAATCGCACACGGAATTCGAAAAGAAGTCGCCTCAGTCAAGGGGTCACAGGATGTGTGCCGCTGCaagcgaggagggagaaagCATGGCTCGCGAGCCacgcgcgtgtcttcttgcggccgcgcgcgactgTTTTTctatgcatgcgcgcgtgctTTCCCGCCAGAGACATGTCGAAACCGCAGCCAAGAGCGCGGTGAACGCAAGGGACGCAGAGTCATCGGTTGCGCGAATACCGATATTTACCTCACCAGCAGAGGCCCTGAACACGCTCTGCGCTCGTGCCGTGCCTGGAAAGCGCAGAAGACCAGGCCGGACCAGACACCGTGAGACACGAAAGCTGCGGACGGAGAAAGAGGATCCCGTAGAACGCAAACCAAGGCTGGGCGACGGAGAAACAGGCGGAAAACTACAGTGTAGGACGTGACACACGTGTCTACATGCGCTGTCTTTACAGCTCCCGGCGCTTGTTGCGACTTTACACGCGACAAAAGAGACAGCGAACCCccgcctctcttcgtcgtcgagTCGCTGCTGGCCGGCGCCTCTCATAAAGAACGGCAGTCCTTTTCATCCCAGTTTCTCTCAACCTCGCCCCTTCCGCTGCTCGAgaaagcagcggcgcgtccctACGCAGCATGAACAGCGCCGGCtgaagcagccgcggagTCCACGCGCACCGTCTTCTCGGCTTCAGTTGTTTTCGgttccttcgcggcgcgttgCTTTTCTCGCTCGTTTGCGGGGGCCGCCCGTCGCTCCAGAGTTCTTcacgtctcctctcgctcgcgtctgtcgcATCGCGTTGCGTCCTTATTCCCCGGTTGAGCGTCTTTCCTTCGCGCGTTCGTCTTCGGGCGCGCTTCACTTCGTCTGAGGCGACCGGCcggcgtcctgcgccgcgcagaagagtcgcgccgcttcttactctcgcgctctttcctttttttttctctccgcaCGCCCTCTGTGCATCGAAGATGAACGCTGCGGGAGCCCCTTCGGctttcgcggctcgcgccgacCCCTACTACGCCGCTCGAGAGTAAGCGAAGCTGCCGCACTTCAGGAAGCGGGTGCGCCTGTGGACGAAGTTTCTTGGttgctcgccgcagcctcagcacaggccgcctccgcggctcgcccgctTCGCACTCCCCTATCCCAGCGGACGCCGCTTTCTCTGtgcggcgctcgtcgcctcggTGCCGctgtttccttcttcgtTGTCTAGGTTgctctcggcgtctctctcaggCGTTTGActtttgtctctcttctccgtcttcaGCGAGACGGCCGAGGGCGTCAGGGACCTCGAGCGCTCCTTCCGCGATTGGCAGCACAGGGCCAGCGATCCGAGGAAACAAGCGTAAGTGCATTCTTTCTGGCCGCGTCGGACCTTGAGGAAGTGTAGATTACGAGGTGGACTcctggtttagatcttggAGGTCCTTGTTTCTCCGCATCCAGGTTCTCTTGTGCCTTCCatgacgcgcgcgcgggtgtACTCCAGAAAGATCTGTGGTGCCTTCTTGACTTCTACGCCtccggcgtcgtcttcctctttttcttccgctcAGCGGAGCGCCCTCTCTCTAAATCGCACCTTCCGGCCCCTGATTTGCCTGCGTGCCCGTCTCCTGAGGTCTCTCCGctgtcctctcctctccttcttccctcAAGCCCCGCCCTCCCTCGTTCCCTCGCTCTTTCCCCCCAGAGTCCTTTGCTGGCATcccggcgaggccgcgccggctcACCCTGCTGTCTAGGTTGGTGCTCTTtggtttttttcgttttttagcgccgccgcgtcgcgcctgctggagaccgcagacgagctgctggaggagctgGGGACGATCGAGAAGactgtggaggcggcggagcgccacgcggcgcgcTTCGGCCTCTCCCCCGAGGAAGTGCAGCAGCGCAGGGCTTTCGtgacgacgcagcgcgccacCCTCCAGTCCATTCAATCGCGAGTCTCGGTACGAGGCATGCTGAGAGCAAACTCATCCTGCTGTCTCACTTGCGTGCTGCTCTGCGCTCAAGCCAtccacgcagacgccggcttAGTCTCATGTTTCCTTCGGGGCCTGCTCGTGGAAAGTCGCCCGCGGAAAATTCGTTTCTCGAGAAGACAGGTGGCGGAGACTTCCAGCCTTTCAGAGACACTGTGTCCATGGTCGTGCttgccgcttcgccgccgcgtcaaCGAGGACTTAGAATGGGGCGGAGAACGTGTCTGTAGGCCCGTTTGTCTTCGGTTCCGTCGattgttttttcttcttcaggcggcgctgcaggcgcagaaggccgcggcttcgcacgcttcttcgcgagtcgccgcggaggcgaacgcggcgtTTTTTCAcacacagcagcagcaacacGAGGTAGGAAGCGTCTTCACGCCTTCCCCAGCATCGGCGCTCGGCCGCGCTGTTTTATTTCGCTGTTTTGTTTCGCTGTTTTCTGTTTgtcctcttcggcggccgGCTGTATGCGGTCTCTGCATGGCTCACGCAAGCTACCCAAGAGGATTTTGTCTCGGcgcccgagccgcgcgaacttcttttctttctctgtaTATTCTGTTTGGCTGCGGTGGAACGCCGCTGAGCTTCGGTCTGCACTTTCGGCTCTCAAAGTCGAGTGTGAGCCCTCCACGCTACTATTGTGATAAATGCCCTACTACCGGATTGGCTCCGTGCTTATCCCCTCCCTAATCCTAATCAGCAGTTAaaatgactacagcttccagGCCAATTTTGTTCGCCTCGTCCACCGACTGTGTGAAGGCTGTTTCTGTGAAAATGCCCTAGGCGCAGCTGCAACTGAGCGCGCAGTCTCGAGTCTGTCTCTAAAGACACTGCACCACGTATACATGCTTCTTCCGCCGTTCTTGGGGCATCCCGCCAGACGCCACGTCGTCGtctggcagcgccgcgcttgCACAGAGCCGTGGCCTTTCTCAGCGAGCTCGCCCGCTCTttgcgcaggcgcttcttGTTTTCCCTCTTTGTCTGCGCAGCAACTGCTTCTACAGCAAGATTCGCAACTACAAGAGCTCTCGCAGAGCGCAGACCGGCTCCACGAGACGGCCATGATGATCAATCAGGAGCTCGAGAATCAACAGCGCATGCTGAACGAGCTCGACGAAGACATCGAACACCAGAGTGCGTCGTCGAGGCCTTCGTGCGTGAGGGGGAGTCGTCCCCAGTGGCCTCTACTTGCGCCTTGCGAACTCGCGTTTTTTGTCTGATGCATCGCAggcgccctccccccgcgcgcAGTTAGCGTTGTCACAGCTGCGCGATTCAGCGTGGAGATTCAGCGTGTGCTTCGCGGCGTAGCTCCTGAGGCGATGGATTCCGCGCGATTTCTTCCTGTTTCTTTGCGCAGTCTTCGCATCTCATTCGCGAACGCCCTGTGTGTGGTGTGTGGCTGAACGTTCAGCGGCTCAGATGAACTTCCTCATGCGGCGCATGGCGAAGATTCTGAAGACCTCCAGTAAGCGCCGCGTTTCCCAGATTATTCCGCTGTGATACTATGCATGCGAAAGCGACACGCAGATCCGGTGAACCCTAAACTTTAAACTCCCAGGCGTGTCCAACATGCATTTGTCGGCAGTCTGTTTTTTGTGGCCATAGGCAAAGATATACTTGCGTACTGTGTGCTGGgcacgagagcgaggcggcgctccggAGGCACGTGCCTCTGCAgtgacgcgcgcgcgaacgcgtTCACACATGCCCATATAAAGGCGCATGCGTGTAGCTCCGTTCCGTCTCCCGGtagacggcgacgagaggTCACGGTCTTTTTTCGCCaattttctcttttttttaGATTCCTGCACTTTgaggcgcacgcatgcgatTGCATACACGTTCTGCGCCTGGCGAATTTTCATCTCTTCCGActgctgctgcatgtgctgcttctgcgcTCTCAGATTTGAGGCAGCTGTGCCTCATCCTGTGGCTGACGTGTATCGCCTTCCTGCTTTTTGTTCTTCTAATCATCACGTAGAGTTCTGCCGCGGCATGAGCGCAAGAAGTGCTCGAGGAGTGAGTAGAAGGCGAAGTAGCTCATGGAGGCTTTCCAGTGAACCCgcgtgtacgtacacctgcAGGTGGGTGCTTGGAAACCACCCAAGAGGATTTGCCACGGTTTATTCAAAGCAAGCAGGTGTcctatatatctatattcTTTAGAGAAACTGAACTTTTTGTCTTCTTCTGTGACAGGAGTGGACGGTTGAGGGGGACTAACCTCGGTGTCGCGTGCTTCAGTTCGGTGAGGATAGTAAAAACCTATCATCCTGCCTTATTGGTTTAATATTCTTACAACCCGTCTGGGGCCGTCGCCTGCTTTCCAAGCATTCGAGTTGCACTTGTTTCAGGGTTCTTCTCGTGCTAAGACAAACCCGACTCGGGGGCGTTTGCCTTTCTAGAGCCTTTTCGTTCACCTTTTGAAGTTTTACAGCATGGGGTGCGGGTGTGTGTACACCCAACTGCGGCTGGAGTCGCCCCGGGGCACGCAAcgcggtgtatgtacactcGGCCACGTCGCTTTCTTacttcttttttttcggttCATCGCCTAAAGGTCTTTTTGCTTCGAGGTTTTCGTAGGATTCGCTTCGTAGGCGATGCGATTGAACTTCCAGTTTTCCATAAGGGAGTGAATAGCGACAACTCTGAGAACATTTCTGAATTGCTAATGTTCGCTCTTGAGGGTGCGGAACAGCggacgcgagcgccggcgctgaTCGACTGCCTCGCGGTTTGCTTGCGGAAGCAGTTGAACTTCTGTTGTGTACGCCTATCGCTTTCCGGTTTGAGAAACCGATATCCGCGGAATATCTGAGCTCTGCGCTCCCTCCTGTTACGCACTCGACACCGCCGCTTCCGAGCTGCTCTGACCAGATCCAACTGCAACCAGGAAACCAGAGTTATTAGATGGACCTGCCTCTGGACTTAAAATCAAGCTAGTACTCAGTGGGATAAGTTTTAACAGTGCATAATATGCCAAAAGTACAGCCGTTTCCATGCGGTCACTCCTTGTTCTGTCTCCTGCACCCAAACGGTGCAAACGACAGCGACTTGTTTTGGAGCGTTTGACTGCACACGAGTCCACAAGACAGCGCCGTGACTATACTCCGTACGCTTTTGGCGAACCGATGACAGCAGCAGTGATCGAAGGTCTTTGCGTCGCAGCCTTCAACACGTGGGTTTAGCTCTCGCAAACCCTCGGTATCGCCTCAGCGAGGAAATGAGTGAAGGTGACGTCCAAACAGTCTACCGTTCAGGGATCTACTCATGCTGAAGGAGCGCTAAGGCGAAGCCAGTCAACCTCAGTTCAACAGAACGTGAAAGATCTCCATCACCGGAGACCTACGACTCTACTAgctgtctgcagcagcccAGTGTGGCGGTGGTGCTCTGCCGTAATAAAGAAATTGGCTGTCTGAATCTCGTAATCCGAGTTTCTGTATTCTAGAAACTCTGTCATTTTATTCGACTCCAGTAGAAACAGAAGATCATCGAATAAAACGGACATCCAGTTTCTGGTGCAGTTGTTTTTGGTTTGAATCTCGGCTCAGGGTGGCTTAAACTGTGACTTTTTCACGCTGCGATCCTTCCAGCGCTTCGTACTGTATACTGCGAGGCAGGAGCGTCAACAACCCCccggtatatatatatatatatatatatataaacgcGGAGATAATTTGACCAGTATGTTGGTTTCTGGGCGTTCTCCACTTTGACTGCTGTCCAGAGCGCTTGCAGGAGTTCCTTAAACTTCTCCGCTTTCCACGAAGTGCGACGCATCCGTGTGGCGATCTCCTGCGCTTTCTATTCGCAACTCTGCCAGGTGTTTCGCGtagatatacatagatatacaaatatatacatggAAGTGTTCAACCCTTTGTAATCCTTCTTTCTGCCTGGGTTGCCAACGCCGCTGTAAGTGTGTTTCGCTGTCGCGCTCAACAAGGCAACACTGTTcctcagcggcggctgctgcccttTTCTCAAGACACTGCCCTGACGTGTTCGCGTTTGCAGATCTGCGTCTACTGGATTTACAATGCAGGAGTCCAATACGTAGTCTATctactccccagaaaaaatGCATTTTATATAAATCTAGGCTAAACAACGTaagacgcgagcgcctggcGTCTGCTGTAGGTCTAGAGtgacagaggcagacgagtgatctgcgctgcggcgtggTGCAAGCGAAGACTTCGGAACATGCCGGTTTCCATTTTCACAGCAGCCAAAGCGAAGCGATCTGTTTCCGGTTGAACAGCCAGGCAGGGCCTGCCATGCgtgcgagagagacaccTCAAAAAAACTTAAGCCGCCACCCCGAAAAATTCGCACGAaggccggcgaggccgccttcgccttgaCACGACACGAGACACATCTGCTTTCAAACTTCCACAGAGAGGTGACGGGCCAGAAACCCCACGGGCCTCTGGTTGTCCGCGTCCCTCCCTGCGCTCTCCGTCTTTCAACAGAGGCGACAGGTGCGACGCCAATCTGAGACtagcgccgcgtccgcgtggGCGCAGCCCTCGCCCCGAggccctcgtcctcctccctcccccccctccccggcACATCCACGGCAACGCGGCGCacggcggacgacgaagcgcgcctcgcgagaggcgacagctACGATCGAAGGCGGCACAACATACACAGCTAGCCACACAACACACAcacgggcgccgcctgcgtcgcccgtgTTTTTGCGCGACTGTCTCACAGCTCAAACTCCACGAACCTCCCCCCACTGCGGCGTATGCCGCTCCatccctgcgcgcgcgccctctctgcgttttcggTGACCCTCCGGCGCTTCTTGTTCTCCCcctttttcgctttttcgaCGTCGCCCCTCGGctgtcgcgtctcctcgaaTGCCATCTGCCAGCCTCATGCGACGTCGACGCCGGTTACGCTGTCGTCGTACGTGCCGGAGACGAGAAGGTTGGCGGCGCTGGtgcgttcgccttcgctgctccACTTCTCTGCGCCGGGTCCGAAGAACGCCGAGAATCCTCTGCGGGCGTGGTcgcgagggcctgcggcgtcgagcgcggcACGGGCGCCCCACTGCGCGAAGGGGTTTCCTCTGCTGTCGACGTCGAGGAACCGGTCCAGGTCTTCCTCTGcaccctcctcgcccgtgCTGATGAACCCCGAACGCCAATCGCTGAGAAGCATCTCATGCGTggggagcgacggcgcgttGATGCCGCATACCGACGGCGCgactgcctccgcggcgccctgcgcagccgcctccccgccgccgcgcgcgtccgcctcgctggTCACCGTGCTCGCGGATcgcagcgaggccgaagacaAAAATTCCCCGTGTGCGCCCTTCGAGAAAGGCgtcagcgacgacgccgcgagggcaGAGACATCCTCCTCAATCGGCGGCACTGCGCAGGACGGCGGGCGGTATGGGCGGCTGCAGGTGCTGCCCCCCAACACcgagaagccgcgacgcgacggcggcggataCAGAATCAACAGCGCCAGCTGGACCGAGCCTACCAGTGTGCctgaagacgcagacacaccgCACGCGTGAGCGATGAAAACCGGCGGAGTTCCAGAATAAAAAGCCCTATCTTGGACGCTCAAGACACCTGGCGGCGAAAGAGGGACAGACAGCGTCTTGACGCAGGTGTCAAGAGCGTAAGCGACGCGCTCACACGCGAGGGCAGAGAGGCATACTGCGAGGGGCATACTGTTGAGATGCACACGCCGCGGAAAAACCATATTAAACACcccgaagaggcggaaagcctgccgcgcgcccgacagggactgcagaggcgccagcCGGGCCTCTCACAGGCATTTGCCAGGGACGTGCGCGCATCAAACACTCGGAAATCGAGGGGACTCGCGGATTTCTTAGCCAGAGTGAGGAAGCTGACACGCGGCTGCGTACAAAGAAAAAGCGGCTGCGATCCAGACgcgtgtctgcctccgctgcttaCCGATGAGGTTGGGGAGGAGGATGAAGAGGTCTTCACTCAGCCAGCCGTAGAAGAGCCAGAGCGAGCTACAGATCCAGTTGCCCATTGACACTTCAACAGGCAGGCACGCGGTGCTCTTCTCTCGCAGGAtcacgcgcagcgcggacagcggcgccgcgtagCTGAACACGTTGATCAccgctgaaaaaaaaagaaacaaaACTCGAGACTTCCGCCCTGTCCACcaaacacgcagacgcgacgaCGTGCCGTTTTAACCGTTTCAACACGTTCAACGCGAAACGCTGGCGCATGGCAGACGCGCGTAGGCCTCCTCTACGGCGTGCGCAAGATGTAGATTCGACGAGCTTTTAGCCGCTCCTCGCGACGCACGCAAAGCCCTCCGCACAACACACACtcttccccttctctctTCATACGCGTGGCATCTTCTCGTATTCATGCAaatacaaatacatatacgGAGAGATAAGTACTTATTATAtacacacgcatatatatatatatatatgtatgcgatcatacacatatatgtatatgcatctATATATGCACATCATGTATCCGCACATAgaaatatatacatgcactCTAGCTCTATACACGCAGCATGCAGGTTGCCACGCGCTCATGCGATCGCGTGTCTGTATCGACCGATAGAGGCACTCCCACCCTCCGCAGATTCGCGTCTATGTGCACACCTTAGTCGCTGTTTGAATGTCTGAACCCCTCGtcctccccccttcccccccctccggACTGTTGACCCCACGCAAGCGTTTGCGTCGAGGCGGACACGGGCGATTacctgcagcgaggccgacgaGTTGCGTGGCTTTTTCAGGTCCGAGGCAGAGCGCTGCGACGAAGAtgcccgcgaggaggagggagctGAGGGCGATGTAGACGTTGAGCAGTTTGCCCTGTTGTTCGTGTTTGCAGTATTTGCGGAAAGTCTTGACGTACCAGgccgagacgaagaggccgcaggcgttGGGCACCAGGAGCACGAGGTCGCGCTTCAGCAGGCCATAGACTAGCCAGATGACCGCGGAAAGCAGCAGCATGACGTAGGGAAGGCTGTGCAGATCGGCAGTGTTTCGACAAGCCTTGACGCGCATGATggtcggcagcggcgccagcagcatAAAGATCGCAGACAGCACCGCAAGCACCTTCATCAGCCAcaagacgcgcgccgcgatgAACGCCGGAATCGCGGCAAGCGGCGAGACCAAGAGCGACCACACCGTCagctgcggaagaagcgaagacgccgcctcggccttagccgccgcggcgtcgagaggcgcggggaGCACCGACGCTCCGGCACCTTGGCTCAGTTGCTTCTCCGCGagaagcgacggcgcagacgcagccgcggccgcagcctcgagagaagaggaagaagcggacgaGGACGtgagcgcagaggagagagactgcGGTAacacagacgcagcaggcacagacgaggaggaggcgggcggactactcgcggaggcgggcggactactcgcggaggcgggcggactactcgcggaggcgggcggactactcgcggaggcgggcggacTGCCCGCTGGGGCCTCGAGGGCAACGAGCGCCTGATGCGGCACGCCCTCGATCATAGGCGCGGACGGGACTGGCGCCACCGAAGCGGCTGCAGTGGGAAGCGCGCCCTCTGgggggcagacgccgccacagaggcggaggcggcgaccgggaggtcaggcgaggcggcggaacgCACTTcgggggcctgcgccgcgccctccgcgacgccgctgcgcagtttggtcgcctgcgccacgaggaacgagagagaggcggaagaagagcgggagagagaaggcaggagagacgcgagcgaagaggaggaggaggcagacagagacgacagaagcagcagcgcgaggagagcaaaacgagcgagagagaaagccgggcgcggcggcctcaggcCGAGCCGCACGCACTCGGGGGGGAACTTCATTGCAGAGAGAGATAAAAGCGAAACGAAAACACAGCAGAAAAACAAACGTCCGActcgggagagagagcggggTCGGTCAGCCCCGAGGCGCGGGGGTCTCCCTTACATCGATGGAAGCCGGCAAACGGCGCAAAGGCTTTTCGCTTATCAGACACAAATCCCGCGACAACGAAAGTtcgccgacgcggaagcaAAGAGAAAGGAGCTCCAAAAACGTCTCGTCTCTTACCACCaagcagcggacgcgcgcagagTCGTGTCGCGAAAATGCGGAGAAAACCAGTCCCCAgctggctgcctccgcgtaTTTTCATTTGCTGGCGTGAGTGTCGCGGAGCTTCTGTAACGACTTTCTTCACTTACCTAGCCATCCCCAGCTTGAttctttttttccctctttctcctctcttgtGTTGACTGTCGAGGCGCACATtcgtccgcagccgcgtccaGTTGCGCGGTTTCGTGTGCCCCGGCATCCAGCTGCGCAGTGCACGTACACCGGCACGCACACATAGCGTAGACTAGCCACGCGAAAGTTCGACGGCGAAATTATTGCGcaagagcgcgcgcgcggcttctttgGCGGGATCGAACAGATTTCcctgcgcggcaggcgaggaggaagagaaggcggATGCTGGACGCCAAAAATGGAGGTTTGGTCCTGACGAAAAAGTCTAGAGTCTACCCAGTAAAGCGGAaactctgcgcgcgcgagaactCGCCAGCCTGCGGACACACTCGCAGACGCCTTCCGGCGGCGTACTCTCCCCGTCCTGCGGATCCACAAGCCACTCTGACCGCTCCTCTGGGTGACTTGAACAGTGAAAAGAGACGATTCCGAAGAGCGCAATGGCCACCCGCGCTCAaaaggctgcagaggacacAGCAGCTACACACCGGTTTCGTggggcctcgcctctctcttggcgccgcggagagcggatTCGTGGAACCCAACGCGATGCGCCCTTGCACACCGGGGGACGATGTGCCGCGAGTCGCCATGAGTCTCGTGTTCCACGCGCGATCTCCGCTTCCATGTGCGCCTAGGACCTGAGAAAGTAATCGTTCAAGGAGGTGTCCAGAGGGCAGGCTACCGGGCCCGCGCCGCATGATGGAGGCACGCGGGTGACGTCCGCGCCGAAGAACGGCAATCGAAGCGG
This window harbors:
- a CDS encoding putative syntaxin 6 protein (encoded by transcript BESB_040990): MNAAGAPSAFAARADPYYAARDETAEGVRDLERSFRDWQHRASDPRKQAAAASRLLETADELLEELGTIEKTVEAAERHAARFGLSPEEVQQRRAFVTTQRATLQSIQSRVSAALQAQKAAASHASSRVAAEANAAFFHTQQQQHEQLLLQQDSQLQELSQSADRLHETAMMINQELENQQRMLNELDEDIEHQTAQMNFLMRRMAKILKTSNLRQLCLILWLTCIAFLLFVLLIIT
- a CDS encoding MtN3/saliva family protein (encoded by transcript BESB_041000) gives rise to the protein MIEGVPHQALVALEAPAGSPPASASSPPASASSPPASASSPPASASSPPASSSSVPAASVLPQSLSSALTSSSASSSSLEAAAAAASAPSLLAEKQLSQGAGASVLPAPLDAAAAKAEAASSLLPQLTVWSLLVSPLAAIPAFIAARVLWLMKVLAVLSAIFMLLAPLPTIMRVKACRNTADLHSLPYVMLLLSAVIWLVYGLLKRDLVLLVPNACGLFVSAWYVKTFRKYCKHEQQGKLLNVYIALSSLLLAGIFVAALCLGPEKATQLVGLAAAVINVFSYAAPLSALRVILREKSTACLPVEVSMGNWICSSLWLFYGWLSEDLFILLPNLIGTLVGSVQLALLILYPPPSRRGFSVLGGSTCSRPYRPPSCAVPPIEEDVSALAASSLTPFSKGAHGEFLSSASLRSASTVTSEADARGGGEAAAQGAAEAVAPSVCGINAPSLPTHEMLLSDWRSGFISTGEEGAEEDLDRFLDVDSRGNPFAQWGARAALDAAGPRDHARRGFSAFFGPGAEKWSSEGERTSAANLLVSGTYDDSVTGVDVA